The following nucleotide sequence is from Nitrosopumilus adriaticus.
AGATGAATTTTGAAGACGAATTATTCAGATTGTTAAAATAAATTATTTTATGATTGTGTCAATTTTTTATATAATTCTAGATATTTTTTTCCAATATTAGACCAATCATACTCTTGAACTAGTTCAAAAGCATTGTTAGAAAGTTTTTGTAACTTTTCTGTATTATGTATTATTGAATTTATTGAATTGAGTAACTCAACAGAGCTGTTAGGTTCAATTAAAATTCCAGTCTTATTATTTTCAAATAATTCTACATTTCCACCTATAGCAGTAGCAATTACTGGAGTTTTACATGCCATTGCTTCAAGTAATGTTGCACTAATTCCTTCAGCAAGTGAAGGCTGGATTAATAATTTAGATCCACGGATTAAAGGAATTGTTTTTTCTTTAGGTTGATACCCCAAATAATGAATATTTTTATTAGTTTTAATTGATTCTGTTACAGTTTCTTTTTCTGGTCCATCACCTACAATCAATAAATGAATATCTTTAGGAAGATTTTTTGCAGTTTCAAGTATTGTTAGAATACCTTTTTCTTTTGATAAACGACCAGCAAAAATTATTTGTTTTTCATACCTAGTATCAATGCCAGAAGGTATTGATTTGATATCAATTGCGTTTGGAATGAAAGTGACTTTTGGGCCTAATTTACTATAATATTCAAATGCTTCTTTAGAACCTGCGGTAACAGCATCAGCCCATTCAAAAGCATTTTTTTCGTATTTATTTGAAAAATTTGAACTTGATTGCCCATGAAGCATTCCAATTTGTTCACTATAAATTCCATGAATGGTAAGAATTTTTTTTCCAGAAATATTTTTCATTGCAAGTGCAGCTATTGGATGCTGTGCATGAACTATATCATAAGGTTTCATTAATTTTGCTTTTAAAAAAGAAGAAATCAAAAAGCTGGGATTTTTTAATTTTTTAATTGGAATTACAGGAGTATTTTCTGAAGAAAGTACATCCACATGATGGCCATTTTCTTTAAGAAATTTTATTAAATCTCTAACATGTTGTGCCACTCCACCAATTCCTTTTAATGTTGGTGAAATAAGGAGAATTTTCACATAACAAAATTAGTTGGTGACCTTTTAAGGTCTTGGATTAAAAATCCTTTTACATTGTAGCTTGTGCAGCATCATGGAACATCTGACTCTTTGCACAGCCAGCAGCAAGTTCATCACCTGCTCCACGTCTCATGAGACCACGATATAATCCATCTTCAAGTTTAACGCCTTCTCTTTCTTCCCATTCCTCTACAGTGATAGAATATTTCTTTTGGATTCTGTCTCTATACCATTCTGGAATTACATTGAATGCACAGAATGGAACTATTCTAAGATCTGGAGTTAGATAGTGAATATCACATCTTTGTAATCTTTCAAGATCTTCATTGTATTTGTCTTGAAAGTGCATCATACCAAGGAATAATCCTTTGACATGCCATGAACCAACTGAATCAAATGATCTCTTCATAAGGATATTACCAAACATTTTTGCTAAATCCAATCCTGCTGGTTGTTTCTTTGTATCAACAAAGCCTTTGAGTTTTCTTACAACTTCTAGCATTGTAAAGTATTTGTTTTTACCAGAACGAATCTCTTCTGCTTTATCTTCAAATAATTCTAACATTCCTTGAATGTCACAGAATTTTGTTAATGGGACAAACTTCTTTGTATCTGCATCTTCAAAGATGTATGTTCCTGCACCACAAGCAAAGTGAATTGATAATTCGTATTTTGGTTTGCTTGAGAATGCTTCAATTACATTTGTTAATGGCATGCAACTTGGGACTGGGAACCAGTCATCAACTGTTACTTCCCCGTTAGTTTGTTCCTCAATTCTTTGAACACAATCAGGAACTGTGATTCTATATTTTTCACGTTCAGATTTACCCATTCTTCCAGTTAATGATACTGGTTGAAAGTTTACAGCGTGCACTACATCCATGTTCTTTTGTGCATATCTGATAATCCCACCTAATTCATGATCATTGATTGATTTGATTACTGTTGGAACAAATACCACAGTAGTACCTGTCTTTCTGCAACTATCAAGTGCATATGGAATTTCCCAGTGGTTCTTTGGATTTGTTCTTGCAGTTACACCATCAAAGGAAAGATACAAGTTGTTACATCCAGCAAGTCTTACTTCTCTTGCTGCTTCCGGATCCATGGCGTGTCTAATACCATTGGTATTCATCTGAATATGGTCAACACCTTCTTCTTTCATTATTTTAATAACATCAGCAATATCTTCTCTAAGCATTGGTTCTCCACCAGTAATTTGCATAGAGTTTCCTGGAATTGGTCTTTCAGATCTTAGTGTCTTCATCATTGCTCTGACTTGAGTATGATCTGGTTCATACATGTAAGCGCCTTCAAGGCCTTTTTTTACATAGAAAAAGCAATACCAACATGTCAAATCACATCTATTAGTTACAATCATGTTTGCAAGTCCACTGTGTGATAAGTGATTTGAGCATAATCCACAGTTATTAGGACATGAACATTTGTCAATCATTACGTTTGGAGAATGGGCACCTTTTCCATCCATCCAGTATGTACTAAATTTCTTGTACATTTCATAAGAACCAAAGTATAATTCCTCACATTCACCGTGAGTTGGACAAACTTTAGACATGAAGACCTTGTTATCTCTCTCAAAGACTTCAGCATCCAGAATCATGTTACAGTCTGGACAAATACTTTGAGTGAATCTAATTGTGGATTTTTTACCTAAATTTTTTGTTGATTGATTGGATATCTGAATTAGTGCCATACCTGTAATCGAAATTCTTCTGAAATACTATATAATCCATTTCACACTCACCCCCGTGTGGAATTTAGTAATTAGGCATACCTGATTTAAATACCAAAACTGATCGACTAGATCGCATATGAGTATCTCTGATAAAACAAGAAAGGCATTAGAAAAAATCGGTCTAACTAGTTATGAAATTAGAACATTCTCTGCATTACTCAAATCTGGTGAGTTGACAGCTTCAGATCTTAGTCAAAAATCAGGAGTACCATATTCAAAAATTTACGAAGTATTAGGAACTCTAGAGGATAAGGGATGGATAGGATCAGATGATTCAAGACCAACAAAATACTTTGCAAAATCACCTTCTACCGGACTAGAAACTACTAAACAAAAAATGGAAAATGATTTTTCTCAAAATCAGAATGTAATATTAAATGAGTTAGTTCCATTATATGAAAAAAGTGGAACTAGTGAAAGACCAGATATTTGGGTACTTTCAGGTGCCATTAACATTGCAGCTAAAATTTTAGAGATGGTAGATACTTGTAGAAATGAAGTAATGATTGCATTACCTGAAGCTGGAGTAGATTTAGTAAAACAAGCATTACCAAAATTAAGATCACTTCATGATAAAGGTGTAGACATTACAATTCTTACTTCAGATAAGATGGACAAAGAATCAATCAAGGCAATCAAGCGTGTTTCAACTGTAAAAATAAAAAAAGGTCTATTTGGAGGAGGTATAATTTCTGATAAAAGATATGTTGTAATTTTATTAGGTCCAGAAATAGGAGGTGCCAATACTTCAGAAGTTGTAGCAATTTGGGCAGATCATGCAGGATTGGCAGGATTTGCACGTCAATACTTTGAATATTTATTAAAAGATTCAAAGGTGATATAATATGGATGCAATAGATGAAGAAACTCTTTTTGTAGGTACTGCTGAAGCTGAACATGTAGAGATGTATCTTAAGGCAATCTGGCATATCAAAGAAAGAGGTGAAGATGTTAAGATCAGTACCATTGCAAAAATGCTCAATGTCAGACAACCAAGTGTAGTTCAAATGCTCAAGAAATTAAATTCCAAAAATCTGGTAAATTACAACAAGGCAGGTGTAAAACTTACAGAGGATGGTGAGCGTATAGGTGCGAGTATGATGAGAAATAGTAGATTACTTGAAGTTCTCATGGATAGTGCATTAAAAGTAGAAATTGATGAAGAAATGGTATGTGGAATCGAACACCATATGAATAAACAATTTACAGATGCACTTTGTGTAATGTTGAAGCACCCAAGAAAATGTCCACATGATCACGATATTCCAATGGGCGAATGCTGTAAATCAACATAATTGAAATTACATCCCAAAAGATATATCATCTTAGAAACTAAATTTATTCATGGCATGTTTCTGTGGCTGTGAAATTTATGAAAAAAATGAAGATGGATTCAAAATTGCATGTGTAAAATGTGGACATGGGCCTCAAAATCATGATGAAGAATTCAGAGCCGCTGCAAGAAAGAATGAATCACAAAGTCAAAAGCGTGATGCAGACTTTGGATGATTACTCACCAATTATTTTTACTAAAACTCTTTTTGGTCGTTTACCATCAAATTCACCATAAAAAATTTCTTCCCATGGTCCAAAATCTAATTTTCCATTAGTTATTGCAATAACAACTTCTCTTCCCATAACTTGTCTTTTGAGATGAGCATCTGCATTATCTTCACCAGTTTTGTTATGTTCATATTGAGTGGTTGGTTCGTGAGGAGCTAATCCTTCCAACCATTTCTCATAATCATGAAGCAATCCTCCCTCATTATCATTAATGAAAACACTTGCAGTAATATGCATGGCATTTACAAGACAAAGTCCTTCCTTGACTTTACTTTTTGTTACAAGATTGTTTACATCATTTGTAATATTGACAAATGCTCTTCGTGTTTTAACTTCAAATGTAAGATATTCTGTAAGGAATTTCATATTTTTAAACACAAATTAATCATTAAAAACCTAAGGCAGGCTCAGAACTCAAGATCCTCATCATCATTTCAAAGGGATAGGTTCATCACTGCCTGCATGCATAATTCAGGCAGATTCCTATTGAGTCTTTCAAGAAGCTTGATAAATGGCTAATAGTTCAATCTTTCAAAATGGTTGCAATTGATACTCCCGCCTCATTGGAAAGCTTTAGAAGATTTATAATTTCGAGTACTTGTAAATCCTACGCCCCAAGGAGTTATTTGGAAGATTCGGAGGTGTTTGCAGAAAGAGAAGACAGTCTTGGTGCAATTTACGTAGAAGCAGCTGATAAAGTAACTTTGAAAAAAATAAGAGATATTACATTTGTTAATGCAAGAGATATTCTAGGAATTATATATAATTCAAAAAGTGGAAACACATCTTTGAAATGGCGTCAATTAAGACGAAATAATGGTAAAGTTTCTGGCGAAGCTTCTGCAAACTCTCTTACAAATCTAGCAGAATCAGGAGTTCTTACTTTAGATTGGGTTGAAAATTATCTAAAGAAAAAAACAGAAGAAACAAAGACTAACGAAGTCACAGGCTAAACTCTTTTCTTTTTGTAGATTAAAGCATAATTATGATTACAAAGACTATTGATGATAATTCAATTTCAGTAATAGCAGAAGATTCAGATGACCTTTTGAATTTACGTCGGATTATTAAGAAAGATGATAAAGTTATTGGAGATACAACAAGAGTACTAAAACAAGATAAAGATTATTCAAGACCAGACAAAGGAGAAAGAATCAAAGTAAGAATTGCATTAACTGTTGAAAAAATTTCACTTGATGATGTCCTTGACAGATTGAGGGTTGGTGGAACTATTTATGAATCAAGTAATGAATCAGTACCTCATGGATCACATCATTCATTTATTTTAAAAATTAATGATGGAATAACAATTTCAAAGAAAAAATGGTCACCAATTGAAAAGAAACTTTTAGAATCAAACAATAATCAAATTGCTTTTGTACTTGTAGCTATAGATACTGCTGACTGTGGAATTGCAAGATTGAGAGGAACACATTTAGAATTTATGCCAAATATTTATTCAGGTTCTGGTGGTAAAAGATACAAAACTAATTTTAATATTGAAAAATTCTTTGATCAAGTCCAACAAGCAGTATTATCCATTAGAAAAAAAGAAGACATAATAATAATTTTTGGGCCAGGTGAAACTAAAAAAAGACTAGTAAATTTTATTCAAAAATCACAAAAATTCAAAATTCAGATTGTTGAAGGAATTGATTCAGGTGGTGAAGATGGAATATACACATTCACAAAATCTCAAGCGATGCAGGAAATAATGTCTGATAGTAACTTAGCCAAGTCTTCATCTATTATTAATGAAGTAATGGTTCTTGCAAATAAAAAAAGTAGCAAGTTTACTATGGGATTTGATGAAACTTTTCATGCAAATCAAATGAGCGCTGTTGAATCTCTTGTTTTCTCAGATAAAGCAATACAAGATAATGATGAGCAAAAAATTATGGATTTTCTCAATGATGCTGAAAGTAAAGGAGTCAAAATTTACAGTGTTGATTCATCAACAGATATTGGTCTTAGGGTTTCAGGTTTGGGAGGAATAGTTTCCTTGTTACGATATGCAATTGAATCTTAATTTGTAGAATCAATTAACCATTTAAGATAGGACTTGTTCATCGAAGTTACTTCAACTTCAACTATTTCTGGAACATCATAAGGGTGAGATTCCAAAATTTTCTTTTTTAGCAATTTTTTATTTTTTGTCATGGTTTTAAAAATTGCAAGATATTCTGTTGTATTTTCAATTTTTTTATTCCAAGAATAAATTGAAGAAATTTTTGAAATGTTTACGCATGCAACAATCTTATTATTTACAAGTTCATTTGCAATTTTAGAAATTGATTTTTTGTTAGGATATGTTGAGATAATTACTGTAGGTTTCATAGTAACCGATAAATGTACGTACCTTAAAAAAATTAACAATTAGTTTGGAACTTGATTTTATTACACAAAATTCGATAATCTATGTCTTAATTGCTTGGGTCATTATAGTCATAATTGCAAAAGGGCTAAAATTAGAAAAATATGGTTTTGAAATAAAGGCTTACAGTTTAGTATACAAAAACAGAGGGGTAGATTTAGTTCTAAATAAAATTCTCACTCGAACAAAAAGAGGAATCAGAGTTTTTGCAGATACGAGTGTAATTGCAGGTTTTATTATGATGGGTTTTGCATTTTGGTTTTTGCTCAATAATGTATCAAACTTTTTTGTTGCACAATCTGAATTCTCAGAATTAACAGTTCTTATTCCAGGAGTGACATTAACATCTGCATCATCAATCACATACTTTTTACTATCAATTCCAATTGTTCTCGTAGTTCATGAGGGAGCACATGGAATAGTTGCTGCTTTGGAAAAAATTAAGATCAAAACAGGTGGCTTTGCAATATTTATCGCAATGTTTGCAGGATTTGTAGAGCCAGATGAAGAAGAATTTGATAAGGCAAAAAAGATTTCAAAATTAAGAGTAATAGGTGCAGGGGCAACATCAAATGTAATTTTTGCATTTGTATTAGGAGCTATATTATTAACAAACCCATTTTTTGCAATGGTATTACCTGAACCGCTTCTCAGTGCATTTTATGAATTACCTGACGGAGTTTTGATTCTATCTATCATAGAGAACTCAGGAGCTGAACAAGCAGGATTGCTTGCAAATGATATCATTACATCAATTAATGGTATACCGATCTTGAGTCCAATTGATTTTCCCAGTTTGAATCCAGGTGAAACAGCAAGTGTGACAGTAATAAGAGATAGTCAAACATTAGAATTTGGAGTTGAGATAATCCCATCTCCAGAAGATCCTGAGAGAGGATTAATTGGAATAATGAGAGACAATACATTTGCATACAAACCAATAATGAATTTCATCACATGGAATGATCCAAATGTTTCAATGTTTTTGTTATGGTTATGGATGATTTCATTTTTCATAGGAATTATCAATATGCTTCCTCTACCAATTTTAGACGGGGGAAAATTCATTCATACAATTATTGACAAAAAAATCTCGGATAAATCAGTTAATGTAGTCATGTGGGGAATTTACGCATTCACGTTTACCCTATTTGGACTTAACATTGCATTATCATATTTAAAATCTGGCTGGTTTACAATATAGAATTCACCTAAAGAATCATTAATGAAAAAATATCAAGAAATTCATGATATGTGATAGTTGTCAAAATCCAGCTGTCTATACGAGAAAATATTCAGGTCAAAAATTATGTTCACCATGTTTCTCAAATTCTATTGTTAGAAAAACTGCTAAAACAATTTCAAAATATAATATGATTCAATATAATGAATTAGTAGCTGTTGCTGTTTCTGGTGGAAAAGATTCCTTGGCGTTACTGAAAATTATTCATGAAATGGCATCTACACATCAGTTTAGAATAATAGTAATTACCATTGACGAAGGAATTCCAGGATATAGAAATGAGGCTTTAGAAATTGTTGAAAAATTTTGTTCCGAACTTAATGTAGAGCACAAAGTTTATGCATACAAAGAGCTTTTTGAATTGACATTAGATGAAGCCTTAGATTTACGAGAAAATGAGAAAACTTCATCATGCTCAATATGTGGAACCCTTAGAAGAAGGGCAATAGATTATGCTGCAAAGGATGTAGGTGCAGATGTGATAGCAACTGGGCACAATCTAGACGATACATTACAAACATTTGTCATAAACATGCTTTCAGGAGATACTACTAAGATTGGTTGGATGGATCCAGATACATCCTCAAATTCTTTAAGAAAAATAAAACCGTTTTGTGAAATTTATGAATCTGAAATAGTGTTTTATGCATTTACAAATAATATTCCATTTCAATCAGAACCTTGTCCACACATGAATGAAGGTATTAGAACAGAGATTCGTGAATTTCTAAATTCTCTTGAAACTCAGCATAGTGGAATTAAAAATAACTTGTATCAATCAATTCTCAAAGTTTCTCAAATTGTAAAGACTTCAAATTCAAAAGAAAAAATATCTTGTAAAAAATGTGGAACAGAATGCACTGGGGATATATGCTCAGTTTGCAATATCGTTTTAAAACTAAAAGAAAATCAAACCTAATGCAAATATAACATACTTTTTTTAGAATAAACGGTAGTAGGTAGGATTAGGGTGCCAGCCGTGCCCTGTTCTGAAACCGGCTATATGCAGAGATCAGCAACTGTTGGGTAAATCTCTAGATGGGTAATTCCCGCTTGGTGTGCGGAAATGAAATCACGCCGAGGCGGGTGGTTGCAGGACTAGAAATATCCGAAGGGATAACTTCTAAGACCGAACCATCGAAAGGGATGAGGTCCGGGAGGGAGCAATCCTAAGGTGGAGCATCCACGCTTCCTCGTCAACGTGGCGGATCTTGTATGCCTTGAAATGGGGCTATTCGTCTAGACTGGAACCAGCAGATCTACTACCTTTATAATTTCAATAAAATCAGTATGTTCATGGAAGGAATAATCTCATTTGGAAATAAAAGAGATTATGAAGACTTTAAGAAGCAGATTCCTAGTTCAGTATTACCTCTTTTCAATTCTATCAGAGATTTTTGCTTATCTTTAGGAGATAATGTAGTTGAAGACATTAGGATGCACAGAGTTGTTTTTTGTAAATCAATTAC
It contains:
- a CDS encoding glycosyltransferase family 4 protein codes for the protein MKILLISPTLKGIGGVAQHVRDLIKFLKENGHHVDVLSSENTPVIPIKKLKNPSFLISSFLKAKLMKPYDIVHAQHPIAALAMKNISGKKILTIHGIYSEQIGMLHGQSSSNFSNKYEKNAFEWADAVTAGSKEAFEYYSKLGPKVTFIPNAIDIKSIPSGIDTRYEKQIIFAGRLSKEKGILTILETAKNLPKDIHLLIVGDGPEKETVTESIKTNKNIHYLGYQPKEKTIPLIRGSKLLIQPSLAEGISATLLEAMACKTPVIATAIGGNVELFENNKTGILIEPNSSVELLNSINSIIHNTEKLQKLSNNAFELVQEYDWSNIGKKYLELYKKLTQS
- the tes gene encoding tetraether lipid synthase Tes, which encodes MALIQISNQSTKNLGKKSTIRFTQSICPDCNMILDAEVFERDNKVFMSKVCPTHGECEELYFGSYEMYKKFSTYWMDGKGAHSPNVMIDKCSCPNNCGLCSNHLSHSGLANMIVTNRCDLTCWYCFFYVKKGLEGAYMYEPDHTQVRAMMKTLRSERPIPGNSMQITGGEPMLREDIADVIKIMKEEGVDHIQMNTNGIRHAMDPEAAREVRLAGCNNLYLSFDGVTARTNPKNHWEIPYALDSCRKTGTTVVFVPTVIKSINDHELGGIIRYAQKNMDVVHAVNFQPVSLTGRMGKSEREKYRITVPDCVQRIEEQTNGEVTVDDWFPVPSCMPLTNVIEAFSSKPKYELSIHFACGAGTYIFEDADTKKFVPLTKFCDIQGMLELFEDKAEEIRSGKNKYFTMLEVVRKLKGFVDTKKQPAGLDLAKMFGNILMKRSFDSVGSWHVKGLFLGMMHFQDKYNEDLERLQRCDIHYLTPDLRIVPFCAFNVIPEWYRDRIQKKYSITVEEWEEREGVKLEDGLYRGLMRRGAGDELAAGCAKSQMFHDAAQATM
- a CDS encoding TrmB family transcriptional regulator, whose translation is MSISDKTRKALEKIGLTSYEIRTFSALLKSGELTASDLSQKSGVPYSKIYEVLGTLEDKGWIGSDDSRPTKYFAKSPSTGLETTKQKMENDFSQNQNVILNELVPLYEKSGTSERPDIWVLSGAINIAAKILEMVDTCRNEVMIALPEAGVDLVKQALPKLRSLHDKGVDITILTSDKMDKESIKAIKRVSTVKIKKGLFGGGIISDKRYVVILLGPEIGGANTSEVVAIWADHAGLAGFARQYFEYLLKDSKVI
- a CDS encoding metal-dependent transcriptional regulator, whose amino-acid sequence is MDAIDEETLFVGTAEAEHVEMYLKAIWHIKERGEDVKISTIAKMLNVRQPSVVQMLKKLNSKNLVNYNKAGVKLTEDGERIGASMMRNSRLLEVLMDSALKVEIDEEMVCGIEHHMNKQFTDALCVMLKHPRKCPHDHDIPMGECCKST
- a CDS encoding secondary thiamine-phosphate synthase enzyme YjbQ, with product MKFLTEYLTFEVKTRRAFVNITNDVNNLVTKSKVKEGLCLVNAMHITASVFINDNEGGLLHDYEKWLEGLAPHEPTTQYEHNKTGEDNADAHLKRQVMGREVVIAITNGKLDFGPWEEIFYGEFDGKRPKRVLVKIIGE
- a CDS encoding pelota family protein, with protein sequence MITKTIDDNSISVIAEDSDDLLNLRRIIKKDDKVIGDTTRVLKQDKDYSRPDKGERIKVRIALTVEKISLDDVLDRLRVGGTIYESSNESVPHGSHHSFILKINDGITISKKKWSPIEKKLLESNNNQIAFVLVAIDTADCGIARLRGTHLEFMPNIYSGSGGKRYKTNFNIEKFFDQVQQAVLSIRKKEDIIIIFGPGETKKRLVNFIQKSQKFKIQIVEGIDSGGEDGIYTFTKSQAMQEIMSDSNLAKSSSIINEVMVLANKKSSKFTMGFDETFHANQMSAVESLVFSDKAIQDNDEQKIMDFLNDAESKGVKIYSVDSSTDIGLRVSGLGGIVSLLRYAIES
- the cutA gene encoding divalent-cation tolerance protein CutA translates to MKPTVIISTYPNKKSISKIANELVNNKIVACVNISKISSIYSWNKKIENTTEYLAIFKTMTKNKKLLKKKILESHPYDVPEIVEVEVTSMNKSYLKWLIDSTN
- a CDS encoding site-2 protease family protein, translating into MELDFITQNSIIYVLIAWVIIVIIAKGLKLEKYGFEIKAYSLVYKNRGVDLVLNKILTRTKRGIRVFADTSVIAGFIMMGFAFWFLLNNVSNFFVAQSEFSELTVLIPGVTLTSASSITYFLLSIPIVLVVHEGAHGIVAALEKIKIKTGGFAIFIAMFAGFVEPDEEEFDKAKKISKLRVIGAGATSNVIFAFVLGAILLTNPFFAMVLPEPLLSAFYELPDGVLILSIIENSGAEQAGLLANDIITSINGIPILSPIDFPSLNPGETASVTVIRDSQTLEFGVEIIPSPEDPERGLIGIMRDNTFAYKPIMNFITWNDPNVSMFLLWLWMISFFIGIINMLPLPILDGGKFIHTIIDKKISDKSVNVVMWGIYAFTFTLFGLNIALSYLKSGWFTI
- a CDS encoding TIGR00269 family protein, which gives rise to MICDSCQNPAVYTRKYSGQKLCSPCFSNSIVRKTAKTISKYNMIQYNELVAVAVSGGKDSLALLKIIHEMASTHQFRIIVITIDEGIPGYRNEALEIVEKFCSELNVEHKVYAYKELFELTLDEALDLRENEKTSSCSICGTLRRRAIDYAAKDVGADVIATGHNLDDTLQTFVINMLSGDTTKIGWMDPDTSSNSLRKIKPFCEIYESEIVFYAFTNNIPFQSEPCPHMNEGIRTEIREFLNSLETQHSGIKNNLYQSILKVSQIVKTSNSKEKISCKKCGTECTGDICSVCNIVLKLKENQT